One region of Terriglobia bacterium genomic DNA includes:
- a CDS encoding ImmA/IrrE family metallo-endopeptidase, with the protein MTVLPQTAAQILADLGIREPVDLDIEAIAEYCGATIRYKPLHGCEARILGYKERAIITVNSLATRERQRFSAGHELGHWMRDRGQVAFQCEDKSFTREWSANNPETRANRFSSDLLLPAPMFRPLARGLPITFNTVSDLASQFQMSLTATAIRLVEHGWMPSMLVCNTDEGKAWFVANSEVKGKFWPVERPGKNTVAYDLQLGTSRESPQDVRCSEWINHPRADRYWIKEDSIMLRGRTILSLLWWEDEQQILDQEEYEERRFSERSDRRRDWE; encoded by the coding sequence ATGACTGTGTTGCCTCAGACTGCGGCACAAATCCTTGCGGACCTAGGCATCCGCGAACCAGTAGATCTAGATATAGAGGCTATAGCTGAGTATTGCGGGGCAACAATCAGGTACAAACCACTGCATGGTTGCGAGGCACGAATCCTTGGCTACAAGGAGCGCGCGATAATTACCGTGAATTCGCTTGCGACACGGGAGCGTCAGCGGTTTTCTGCAGGCCACGAGCTTGGGCATTGGATGCGTGATCGCGGCCAGGTCGCCTTTCAATGTGAAGATAAGAGCTTTACGCGAGAATGGTCAGCAAATAATCCTGAAACCCGGGCTAACAGGTTCTCAAGCGATCTGCTACTTCCGGCGCCGATGTTTAGGCCGCTGGCGCGTGGCCTACCAATAACTTTTAACACAGTGAGCGATCTCGCATCCCAATTTCAGATGAGTCTCACTGCTACCGCAATCCGGCTCGTCGAGCACGGCTGGATGCCGTCAATGCTCGTCTGCAACACTGATGAAGGCAAAGCGTGGTTCGTGGCTAACTCTGAAGTCAAAGGGAAGTTCTGGCCTGTTGAAAGACCCGGGAAGAATACGGTTGCGTATGACCTTCAATTGGGTACTAGCCGCGAAAGTCCTCAAGATGTTAGATGCAGCGAGTGGATCAATCACCCGAGGGCTGATCGTTATTGGATTAAAGAGGATTCAATCATGTTGCGAGGACGAACTATCCTCTCACTGCTTTGGTGGGAAGACGAGCAACAAATCTTGGATCAAGAGGAATATGAGGAGCGTCGCTTTTCAGAGCGTTCAGATCGGCGCAGAGACTGGGAGTGA